One Ranitomeya imitator isolate aRanImi1 chromosome 4, aRanImi1.pri, whole genome shotgun sequence genomic window, gtatgtgtggagaaaaccaggcactgctcatcacctgcccaatacaatccccacagtgaagcatggtggaggcagcatcatgctatgggggtgttcttcacctgcagggacaggacgactggttgtcattgaaggaaacatgaatgcggccaagtacagagatatcctggatgaaagcctcttccagagagctctggacctcagacttccaacaggacaatgaccctaagcacacagctaaaataacaaagcagtggcttcagaacaactctgtgaccattcctgaccggtccagccagagccctgaccaaaacccaattgagcctctctggagagacctgaaaatggcgtccaccaacgttcaccatccaacctgacggaactggagaggatcagcaaggaagaatggccgaggatccccaaatccaggggtgaagaacatcattcccaagaagactcctggctgtactagcccaaaaggggcttctactcaatactgagcaaaggggctgaagacttatgatcatgggagatttcagtttttcttttttaataaatttgcaaaaatttctacatttctgtttttttttcagtcaagatggggtgcagggtgtacattaatgagaaaaaaaagaactttttagaatttaccaaatggctgcaatgaaacaaagagtgaaaaatgtaaaggggtgtgaatactttccgcCCCCGCTGTATGTAGGTAAATCTATGGCTCAGTCATTTGGGCGCCATGTCTAAGGTCTTGGTAATTTCCCAGTGCACCACCAGAGGGCGCCCGCAGACGTTCCCACACACCGCCCCCTCCTGCGCCCGCACTGCTGGCATAAGCCCTTTCCCATTGCTGGGTGCCAAGGCCGTCTCTATTCATACTGGTAAGTGTAATGAACACAGGGGGGAAAAAAACCCCAGGGACAATCGATGTCTGACATACTTAACGGCCGGAGATAAAGGCGGCCATTGAGGATCTATAGAGAGGAGCAGACATAGTTAAAGTCGTATTACTCTGCGAGCGCCATGAGGCGGCACAAACTCGGGAAACTTCGTCTCATCTTTCTCCTATTATTTATTTCCGGCGCAGACATTGTGGATTCCTGtggccaccacaagagggagctcaagaGATTACTGCATACAATGTTACCAGTGACATCAATGTAAtcccctgagctccctctagtggtggctccaggaagcaaaaaaaaaaaatacagtttatCATTTctttttctgcctatgcagagtatTTGGAGGTATTGTTCATACTATAAAGCAAAAACAGGGGGAAAGAGACATATTGCAGCATAGACACAATAACTGTGCTTCTGTCAAGTTGTCTGTGTTAATTTCCAGGAGGAACAACAGAAGGACGTCCCAGAGAGATAATCCTGACCACCTCTATTACGTGTTTGTTTGTTACTAAATAATTGCATTTCCAATCTGGAGATTCTTTCCTCAGATTTCTGTATTTGTGTCGATCCTCTGTTGCCCCTCCTGTAAATATATGAATAAATTAGACAATTGGGCGTCACCATTTCTCTTGTCAATAGGGTGTTCACTATCAGTCTGTGTATACAGACGCCCCTCTGCTGACCAGATAAATagcaacacccagttgtcaattttatGATAAATTTCCAGGAGGATTAACAGAGGGACAGCTCTGAGCTTTGCATTTTTCAGCAGGTTGTGCGCCCCGCAGTCTGTAAGGTCAGGTCCTgcaagaggaataacagaggagcagccacACTTACTGCTGTATCATGGGGAATACAGCTATGTGCTGAAGCCGAGGGTCCGGGTCCGCCCTCCCCAGAGCGAGCGTCAGAGGGGTAACGTCTCCCCGCGGACCCTCCGTGTCATAGAGGAGTCCAGGAGCCTCGGGGGCAGAGACAGGAGGAGAGCGGAGGATCCATGGCCAAGAACGTGAGCTTGTCTGCCAGAGAGGATGGGGGTCTGCTGGGAAACCGGGCGCGGACCACCCCAACCCCACCGCTAAATGTACAGGGAGGTGTGGAAAGATGTAGAGGAAGTATCTAGATGGAAAtaaggaaagaaaggaaggaaaaaaggaagagagaaagaaggaaggaaggaagaaggaaaaaaggaagagagaaagaaggaaagaagaaaggaaggaagaaggaaaaaaggaagagagaaagaaggaaggaagaaaggaaggaagaaggaaaaaagggaagagagaaagaaagatggaaagaaggaaagatgaaagGGATAAAGGAAGAAAGAGAGGAAGGAAAattgaaggaaggagggaaggaaggaggaaaGGAAAATGGATGCAAGGCAGGAATGaaagaaggagggaaggaaggaaaatGGAAGGATGGAGGGAAGGAACGACAAGGAAAatggaaggaagaaaggaaaatgaaaggaaggaaggaaaatggAAGGCAGGATGGAAGGAATGAAGGACAGAAGAGAATGAAggactacagacagacagacagatggagacAGACTTTTTGTCCAGTGGCCTCTGCTCCCTCGGACATGACATTTTCCGACAACTCTCCTTTCAGTGGCGCCATCTGCTGTCTGACCAATGACATTACAGCTGCAGGGGTCGGCTGTGGACCCTTCACCCTCCACCATTACTGATTCGAGGGGATGACACCATGACGCTTTCTTCGCTCTGGGGCCCCATCATTCCATGGTTTTCTACGCCCCTTTAAGCTCCGTCCATCGCAGCCCCAGAACGGTGCCAGTAAGGGGCAGGAAAGCCCGAAGCCGCCACCGATGGGTAAGAGGACCCGGAGGGGAAGTCTCACACATATCATCATGTGACGCTGGATATTGTGACGCCTGTCCCTGTGGTCCTGCACCGCCCCTTTAACACCACCGCCTTCTCACCTTGAGGTTTGGGTTTGGTGATCTTTCCGCACGGCTTGGAGAGCGTGACGGTTTTCTGGCACTCGGCGTTGTGCAGGGCCCTCTTCAGGCTGCCGTTCCGCGTCTTCACCCCAGTTAGGGTGTCGCACTCCCCCCAGTCCTGAAACTGGTACTTGCACTCAGCTGTGGGGGGACACAGAGTGAGAAGTGACCCAATGCCGCCAGATGGTGCCACATGACAATAGTGCCACGCCATCTGGAGACGCCGCGGAGTTAACCCCTTCTTACCTCCGAACTGCTTCTTCCAGTTGCAGGGGATCTTACACTTCTGAGTCTTCATGGTCTGTTTGCATTCCTTCCCGGATCGGGTGCCCTCCCGAGTGCCGATCCCGCAGTCCCCACTCGTGGCCACGCACACGCTCCACTGCCACTCCCCACAGTCTGACTTCTTGGCCTTCTTCTCTGTAGGATGGAGCGGTCACCATTAGTGGTCAATGACGACACCATTAGGAAGGTCCATCACCCTGTGCTATTCATCAGTAGTGGACACAGAGTCCATGGGAAAACCCAAAACAACGACAAAAATGAGGCCCCTTTAAGCAGCTACCTGACACCAGAACACACTGAACCATCTATAGAAGAAGATTCTGGTGCCTCCACGGATTGTTGGGGGGTATCCTGTGCTAAAGGTTCAGAAGACAAGTGGTGCACAAAGATGATGGGAAGACCCATAACAACAATAAAAATGAGGCCCCTTTCAGGAGCCACTTGACACGAGCACACAGTCAGGAGATCTTGGTATTCGTGAAAGGTTCTGGTACCCTGTGCTATTCCTCGAGGGTCAAAAGACCAGAGCCATAAAAAAAACTGGATAGATGAATAGCAACGATAAAAATGAGGTCCCTTTAAGCAGCTGCCTGACACCAGAGCCTCCATTCATTTAGGGTTG contains:
- the PTN gene encoding pleiotrophin, with amino-acid sequence MDHPHGIFTLALLAFLLVVTVLGTDTVKKDKQEKKAKKSDCGEWQWSVCVATSGDCGIGTREGTRSGKECKQTMKTQKCKIPCNWKKQFGAECKYQFQDWGECDTLTGVKTRNGSLKRALHNAECQKTVTLSKPCGKITKPKPQESKKKKKEGKKQDKMVD